The proteins below are encoded in one region of Streptomyces cyanogenus:
- a CDS encoding NAD(P)-binding domain-containing protein, which yields MNQVHEVEVVVIGAGQAGLAAAYHLQRTGFEPGRDAVVLDHSPGPGGAWQFRWPSLTFGKVHGMHALPGMELAGADPARPSAEVVREYFDRYERTFDLRVRRPVDVRAVREGSGGRLLVETSDGTWATRALINATGTWDRPFWPRYPGQETFRGRQLHTAQYTGPERFTGQRVVVVGGGASATQHLLELAPYAAATTWVTRRPPVFRDGPFDQEAGRAAVALVEDRVRQGLPPRSVVSVTGLPLNDAIRQGLADGVLDRQPMFDRITPDGVEWRDGRRVDADVILWATGFRAALDHLAPLRLREPGGGIRVEGTRAVADPRIHLVGYGPSASTVGANRAGRAAVRDIRRLLAQDPVAA from the coding sequence GTGAACCAAGTGCACGAGGTCGAGGTCGTCGTGATCGGCGCAGGCCAGGCCGGTTTGGCCGCCGCCTACCACCTGCAGCGCACCGGTTTCGAGCCGGGCCGCGATGCCGTGGTCCTCGACCACTCCCCCGGTCCGGGGGGCGCCTGGCAGTTCCGGTGGCCCTCGCTGACCTTCGGCAAGGTGCACGGGATGCACGCGCTGCCCGGCATGGAGCTGGCCGGCGCCGACCCGGCTCGGCCCTCGGCCGAGGTCGTGCGGGAGTACTTCGACCGGTACGAGCGCACCTTCGACCTGCGGGTACGGCGGCCCGTGGACGTGCGGGCGGTGCGCGAGGGCAGCGGAGGGCGGCTGCTCGTGGAGACGTCGGACGGCACCTGGGCGACGCGGGCGCTGATCAACGCGACCGGCACCTGGGACCGGCCGTTCTGGCCGCGCTACCCCGGCCAGGAGACCTTCCGGGGGCGGCAGTTGCACACCGCGCAGTACACCGGTCCCGAGCGGTTCACCGGGCAGCGGGTCGTGGTCGTCGGCGGTGGTGCCTCGGCCACCCAGCATCTGCTGGAGCTGGCCCCCTACGCCGCCGCGACCACCTGGGTCACCCGGAGGCCCCCGGTCTTCCGCGACGGGCCGTTCGACCAGGAGGCGGGCCGTGCCGCCGTCGCGCTGGTGGAGGACCGGGTGCGTCAGGGGCTGCCGCCGCGCAGCGTGGTCTCGGTCACCGGGCTGCCGCTGAACGACGCGATCCGGCAGGGCCTCGCGGACGGGGTGCTGGACCGGCAGCCGATGTTCGACCGGATCACCCCGGACGGCGTGGAGTGGCGGGACGGCCGTCGGGTCGACGCCGACGTGATCCTGTGGGCGACCGGGTTCCGGGCCGCGCTCGACCATCTCGCCCCGCTGCGGCTGCGCGAGCCGGGCGGCGGGATCCGGGTGGAGGGCACCCGAGCGGTCGCCGATCCGCGGATCCACCTGGTCGGCTACGGCCCCTCGGCCAGCACCGTCGGTGCCAACCGGGCCGGGCGGGCTGCCGTCCGGGACATTCGGCGGCTGCTGGCGCAGGACCCGGTCGCCGCCTGA
- the mltG gene encoding endolytic transglycosylase MltG has product MQTNTPPRSTIRLTRRGRLALLVTGAVVAGTAVAVPLLTLADRGAQEKTATMVIPEGWRAGQIYDAVDKALGLPPGSTRKSLEKAPLRLPNEAAGNPEGYLFPAKYPVRKGATPQSLLQLMVDTAGKKFNGAPVAAGAQRNAMNVYQTVTIASIVQAEASTKADMGKVARVIFNRLNSGMPLQMDSTIHYALNGDTARTSQSGDRIESPYNSYQRMGLPPTPIDNPGEAAMRAALNPTPGDWLYFVTIKPGDTRFTADYNEHLRNVAEYNAVHQGAASGPPQSSSPLGTPAPEPSGR; this is encoded by the coding sequence ATGCAGACGAACACTCCGCCACGGAGCACGATCCGACTGACACGCCGGGGCAGACTCGCCCTCCTCGTGACCGGCGCCGTCGTGGCCGGCACCGCCGTGGCGGTGCCGCTGCTGACGCTGGCGGACCGCGGCGCGCAGGAGAAGACCGCCACGATGGTCATCCCGGAGGGCTGGCGCGCCGGCCAGATCTACGACGCGGTCGACAAGGCCCTCGGGCTGCCCCCGGGCAGCACCCGCAAGTCCCTGGAGAAGGCCCCGCTGAGACTGCCGAACGAGGCCGCGGGCAATCCGGAGGGCTATCTCTTCCCGGCGAAGTATCCCGTCCGGAAAGGGGCGACACCCCAGTCCCTGCTGCAGCTCATGGTCGACACGGCGGGCAAGAAGTTCAACGGCGCACCCGTCGCGGCCGGGGCACAGCGCAACGCGATGAACGTCTACCAGACGGTCACCATCGCCAGCATCGTCCAGGCCGAGGCCTCGACGAAGGCGGACATGGGCAAGGTCGCCCGGGTCATCTTCAACCGGCTGAACAGCGGAATGCCGCTGCAGATGGACTCGACCATCCACTACGCGCTGAACGGCGACACCGCCCGCACCAGTCAGAGCGGCGACCGGATCGAGAGCCCGTACAACTCCTACCAGCGCATGGGCCTGCCCCCGACGCCGATCGACAACCCCGGTGAGGCCGCGATGCGCGCCGCCCTCAACCCGACGCCGGGCGACTGGCTGTACTTCGTCACGATCAAGCCCGGGGACACGCGCTTCACGGCGGACTACAACGAGCACCTGCGGAACGTGGCCGAGTACAACGCCGTCCACCAGGGTGCCGCGTCGGGCCCGCCCCAGAGCAGCAGCCCGCTGGGCACCCCCGCCCCGGAGCCGTCGGGCAGGTGA
- a CDS encoding ABC transporter ATP-binding protein, translating into MHPDREPSWTPPADAGEQPRQVRRILRLFRPYRGRLAVVGLLVGASSLVSVATPFLLRETLDVAIPQGRTGLLSLLVLGMVLSAVLSSVFGVLQTLISTTVGQRVMHDLRTAVYGRLQRMSLAFFTRTRTGEVQSRIANDIGGMQATVTSTATSLVSNATSVVATVVAMIALDWRLTIVSLLLLPVFVWISRRVGNERKKITTQRQKQMAAMAATVTESLSVSGILLGRTMGRSDSLTASFAEESERLVDLEVRSNMAGRWRMAVITIVMAAMPAVIYWTAGLALTFGGPEVSLGTIVAFVSLQQGLFRPAVSLLATGVQIQTSLALFQRIFEYLDLPIDITERERPARLDQIKGEVRFEKVEFRYDDKGGPVLDGVDVTVPAGGSLAVVGPTGAGKSTLGYLVPRLYDVTGGRVTLDGVDVRDLDFDTLARAVGVVSQETYLFHASVAENLRFAKPDATDEELHAAAKAAQIHDHIAALPDGYDTIVGERGHRFSGGEKQRLAIARTILRDPPVLILDEATSALDTRTEAAVQEAIDALSADRTTITIAHRLSTVRGADQIVVLDSGRVAERGTHEELLERDGRYAALVRRDAQLQPTN; encoded by the coding sequence ATGCACCCCGACCGTGAACCCTCCTGGACCCCACCTGCCGACGCCGGCGAACAGCCCCGGCAGGTGCGCCGCATCCTGCGGCTCTTCCGTCCCTACCGCGGGCGGCTCGCCGTCGTCGGCCTGCTCGTCGGCGCCTCCTCGCTGGTCTCGGTGGCCACGCCCTTCCTGCTGAGGGAGACGCTCGACGTCGCCATCCCGCAGGGCCGCACCGGCCTGCTGAGCCTCCTCGTGCTCGGCATGGTCCTGAGCGCCGTCCTGTCCAGTGTCTTCGGTGTACTGCAGACACTGATCTCGACCACCGTGGGCCAGCGGGTCATGCACGACCTGCGCACCGCGGTCTACGGCCGCCTCCAGCGCATGTCGCTCGCCTTCTTCACCCGCACCCGCACCGGCGAGGTGCAGTCCCGCATCGCCAACGACATCGGCGGCATGCAGGCCACCGTCACCTCCACCGCCACCTCCCTGGTGTCCAACGCCACCAGCGTGGTCGCCACCGTCGTCGCGATGATCGCCCTGGACTGGCGGCTGACCATCGTCTCCCTTCTCCTGCTGCCGGTGTTCGTGTGGATCAGCCGCCGCGTCGGCAACGAACGCAAGAAGATCACCACCCAGCGGCAGAAGCAGATGGCCGCGATGGCGGCCACGGTCACCGAGTCGCTCTCGGTCAGCGGCATCCTGCTCGGCCGCACCATGGGCCGCTCCGACTCGCTGACCGCCTCCTTCGCCGAGGAGTCCGAACGCCTGGTCGACCTGGAGGTCAGATCCAACATGGCCGGGCGCTGGCGCATGGCCGTGATCACGATCGTCATGGCCGCGATGCCCGCCGTCATCTACTGGACGGCCGGACTCGCCCTCACCTTCGGTGGCCCCGAGGTCTCGCTCGGCACCATCGTCGCCTTCGTCTCGCTCCAGCAGGGCCTCTTCCGCCCGGCCGTCAGCCTGCTCGCCACCGGCGTCCAGATCCAGACCTCCCTGGCGCTCTTCCAGCGCATCTTCGAGTACCTGGACCTGCCGATCGACATCACCGAGCGCGAGCGGCCGGCCCGCCTCGACCAGATCAAGGGCGAAGTCCGCTTCGAGAAGGTGGAGTTCCGGTACGACGACAAGGGCGGCCCCGTCCTCGACGGCGTCGACGTCACCGTGCCGGCCGGCGGCAGCCTCGCCGTCGTCGGCCCGACCGGAGCCGGCAAGTCCACGCTCGGCTATCTGGTGCCCCGGCTGTACGACGTCACCGGCGGCCGCGTCACCCTGGACGGCGTGGACGTCCGCGACCTGGACTTCGACACCCTCGCCCGCGCGGTCGGCGTCGTCTCGCAGGAGACGTACCTCTTCCACGCCTCGGTCGCCGAGAACCTGCGCTTCGCCAAGCCGGACGCCACCGACGAGGAACTGCACGCGGCGGCGAAGGCGGCGCAGATCCACGACCACATTGCCGCCCTGCCCGACGGCTACGACACGATCGTGGGCGAACGCGGCCACCGCTTCTCCGGCGGCGAGAAGCAGCGCCTGGCGATAGCCCGCACGATCCTGCGCGACCCGCCGGTCCTCATCCTGGACGAGGCGACCAGCGCGCTCGACACCCGCACGGAAGCCGCCGTCCAGGAGGCCATCGACGCGCTGTCGGCCGACCGCACGACGATCACCATCGCCCATCGCCTGTCCACCGTCCGTGGCGCCGACCAGATCGTGGTGCTGGATTCCGGACGCGTCGCCGAGCGCGGCACGCACGAGGAGCTCCTGGAGCGCGACGGCAGGTACGCGGCCCTGGTGCGCCGGGACGCGCAACTACAACCGACGAACTGA
- a CDS encoding MarR family winged helix-turn-helix transcriptional regulator: MTTPDPDGLLAEQLLRLTRRVHRIQKRHLEQRDLGITPAQSRLLRTLAHYASPPRMADLAERLEVVPRAVTTLVDALEASGKVRRVPDPANRRVTRIELTDEGRAALRELRGARRSAAEEILAPLTDKERQVLGVLLDTLIDGDVAQRC, translated from the coding sequence ATGACCACCCCCGATCCGGACGGCCTGCTCGCCGAGCAGTTGCTACGGCTGACCCGCCGGGTGCACCGCATCCAGAAACGCCATCTGGAACAGCGAGACCTGGGCATCACCCCAGCACAGTCCCGGCTGCTGCGCACTCTCGCGCACTACGCCTCGCCCCCGCGCATGGCCGACCTGGCCGAGCGCCTGGAGGTCGTGCCCCGCGCGGTGACGACGCTGGTCGACGCGCTGGAGGCGAGCGGCAAGGTGCGGCGGGTGCCGGATCCGGCGAACCGGCGCGTGACCCGGATCGAGCTGACGGACGAGGGACGCGCGGCCCTGCGGGAACTGCGCGGCGCCCGGCGCTCGGCGGCCGAGGAGATCCTGGCACCGCTCACGGACAAGGAGCGCCAGGTGCTCGGCGTCCTGCTGGACACACTGATCGACGGGGACGTTGCCCAGCGCTGCTGA
- a CDS encoding peptide-N4-asparagine amidase, translated as MSRRMVMSMLAGATLLVSAFFGAGTPAARAAEVPAEFGTDWHDPVTAAPPVDRPHSTSCQVTLADVQFRDFTPYRGTYTPPKGCGDRWSKVVLRLDGKVKGRQYDRLGYLHVGGVEILRTSTPEPSPDGIEWHVEKDVTRYSDTFRGSRDVEMLIGNVVDDTYTGVIDVHVTLTFYAGRPTAPAPDRVLTLADTPAGTTLTTPRNSERIVAEVYATGSGGGCEEFWYLTVADPASYSCKADHGPYREVQITVDGRLAGIAAPFPNVWTGGWSNPFLWYVVPAPRAFDVRPVEYDLTPFAGILNDGRPHRVEVSVVGVPAGRSGWSTPVNVLVWQDAHRTHVPGALTEDEATGLANSSVHTPGTENRVQTEAGHGLTVSGYLDTSHGRVTTTVTRTLANTSVHRWTDGETTDGLDATWTDDETVRTAGHGPARTTRTHRTYTVNGATTLGPDDRLRTVLALGDRASEEAREGGRRTSWSRLDDTYRGDATYTINVAREQRHAVGTSAERYRLFGPDGCHDRSLTTVQGVLTEDRSRC; from the coding sequence ATGAGTAGACGGATGGTCATGTCCATGCTCGCCGGAGCGACCCTCTTGGTGAGCGCGTTCTTCGGCGCGGGCACACCGGCGGCCCGAGCCGCCGAGGTGCCGGCCGAGTTCGGCACCGACTGGCACGACCCGGTGACCGCGGCCCCGCCCGTCGACCGGCCGCACAGCACGTCCTGCCAGGTCACCCTCGCCGACGTGCAGTTCCGTGACTTCACGCCCTACCGCGGCACGTACACGCCCCCGAAGGGCTGCGGCGACCGCTGGAGCAAGGTCGTCCTGCGCCTCGACGGGAAGGTGAAGGGCCGTCAGTACGACCGGCTGGGCTATCTGCACGTCGGCGGGGTCGAGATCCTGCGGACCTCCACGCCGGAGCCCTCACCCGACGGCATCGAGTGGCACGTCGAGAAGGACGTCACCCGCTACAGCGACACCTTCCGCGGCTCCCGGGACGTCGAGATGCTGATCGGCAACGTGGTGGACGACACGTACACCGGTGTCATCGACGTGCACGTCACCCTCACCTTCTACGCGGGCCGCCCCACGGCCCCCGCACCCGACCGGGTCCTCACTCTCGCCGACACGCCCGCCGGTACGACCCTCACCACCCCGCGCAACAGCGAACGGATCGTCGCCGAGGTGTACGCGACCGGTTCGGGCGGCGGGTGCGAGGAGTTCTGGTACCTGACCGTGGCGGACCCGGCGTCGTACTCGTGCAAGGCCGACCACGGCCCCTACCGGGAGGTGCAGATCACCGTCGACGGCCGGCTCGCCGGCATCGCGGCGCCCTTCCCGAACGTGTGGACGGGCGGCTGGTCCAACCCCTTCCTCTGGTACGTCGTCCCGGCCCCGCGCGCCTTCGACGTCCGGCCCGTCGAGTACGACCTCACCCCCTTCGCCGGCATTCTCAACGACGGCCGCCCGCACCGCGTCGAGGTGTCCGTCGTCGGCGTGCCCGCAGGCCGGTCGGGCTGGAGCACCCCCGTGAACGTGCTGGTCTGGCAGGACGCGCACCGCACCCACGTGCCCGGCGCGCTCACCGAGGACGAGGCGACGGGCCTCGCCAACTCCTCCGTCCACACGCCCGGTACGGAGAACCGGGTGCAGACCGAGGCCGGTCACGGGCTCACCGTCTCCGGGTACCTGGACACCTCGCACGGGCGCGTGACCACCACCGTCACCCGTACGCTCGCCAACACCTCGGTCCACCGCTGGACCGACGGCGAGACCACGGACGGACTCGACGCGACCTGGACCGACGACGAGACGGTCAGGACCGCCGGCCACGGCCCCGCGCGGACGACGCGTACGCACCGGACGTACACCGTGAACGGCGCCACCACCCTCGGCCCGGACGACCGGCTGCGCACCGTGCTGGCCCTCGGCGACCGGGCCTCCGAGGAGGCCCGAGAGGGCGGCCGGCGCACCTCGTGGTCGCGGCTGGACGACACCTACCGGGGCGACGCGACCTACACGATCAACGTCGCGCGCGAACAGCGGCACGCGGTCGGCACGTCCGCCGAGCGGTACCGCCTCTTCGGTCCGGACGGCTGCCACGACCGTTCACTGACCACGGTTCAGGGGGTGCTGACGGAGGATCGCAGCCGCTGCTGA
- a CDS encoding M1 family metallopeptidase gives MEIAKGSLSRRTVLALTVVGAGAVTGAAVLAGTLPHGAEGSPAPGPAASSGPPPAPGAPGIGDPLMPLAGNGGYAVRRYTLDFDWQAPRTPFEAGATISATATQALSRFDLDFAGNTLHRVTVDGTPATARRDGDELVVTPARPIPRGRAFTVHVAYTADPTQGRHRDDAIQDYGWVPTPDGTLVCAQPDGARMIFPADDHPSLRAPVTFHITTPAGLSAVANGRLVGTVRRPDGRTRWTYDSEQPIAAQLVQLAIGRFTFVDSSGPHGLPVRDVVPDGLVTDTEKYRSLTPEHLAWLERRLGPYPFRRYGVLVGDTDLPVALETQSLSVVPRDDLLGDRVDAERNLVHELTHHWTGDSVAIRRWSDLWLSEGHARFYERLYSDEHGGVSLESAMRAAYEQHDQWRHDEGAPAEPTEDTLFKVMRYDGSALVLFALREKVGEETFDRIERAWATEYRGRAAGTRDFVALASRVAGEDLNPFLEPWLYGAHTPPMPGHPDWQADPVED, from the coding sequence ATGGAGATCGCAAAGGGGTCACTCTCCCGTCGCACGGTCCTCGCCCTCACCGTCGTCGGAGCGGGCGCGGTCACCGGTGCCGCCGTCCTCGCCGGCACGCTTCCGCACGGAGCCGAGGGCTCACCCGCACCCGGTCCGGCCGCCTCGTCGGGCCCGCCCCCGGCGCCCGGCGCACCGGGCATCGGCGACCCGCTCATGCCGCTCGCCGGCAACGGCGGCTACGCCGTCCGCCGTTACACGCTCGACTTCGACTGGCAAGCGCCCCGGACGCCCTTCGAGGCCGGAGCCACCATCAGCGCCACCGCCACCCAGGCCCTGTCCCGCTTCGACCTCGACTTCGCGGGCAACACGCTGCACCGCGTCACCGTCGACGGCACACCGGCGACCGCCCGCCGCGACGGCGACGAACTCGTCGTCACCCCCGCGCGGCCGATCCCCCGCGGCCGCGCGTTCACCGTCCACGTCGCCTACACCGCCGACCCGACCCAGGGACGGCACCGCGACGACGCGATCCAGGACTACGGCTGGGTCCCCACCCCCGACGGCACCCTCGTCTGCGCGCAGCCCGACGGAGCCCGGATGATCTTCCCGGCCGACGACCACCCGAGCCTGCGGGCACCGGTCACCTTCCACATCACCACCCCCGCGGGGCTGAGCGCGGTGGCCAACGGCCGGCTCGTCGGCACCGTCCGGCGCCCCGACGGCCGCACCCGGTGGACGTACGACTCCGAGCAGCCGATCGCGGCACAGCTCGTCCAGCTGGCGATCGGGAGGTTCACGTTCGTCGACAGCAGCGGCCCGCACGGGCTGCCCGTCCGGGACGTGGTGCCGGACGGGCTGGTCACGGACACCGAGAAGTACCGCTCGCTCACTCCGGAGCACCTGGCCTGGCTGGAACGGCGGCTCGGCCCCTATCCGTTCCGCCGCTACGGCGTGCTGGTCGGGGACACCGACCTGCCGGTGGCGCTGGAGACCCAGTCGCTCTCCGTCGTACCGCGCGACGACCTGCTGGGCGACCGGGTCGATGCCGAGCGCAATCTCGTCCACGAGCTGACGCACCATTGGACGGGTGACAGCGTCGCCATCCGGCGCTGGTCCGACCTGTGGCTGAGCGAGGGCCACGCCCGCTTCTACGAGCGGCTCTACTCCGACGAGCACGGCGGTGTGAGCCTGGAGTCCGCCATGCGGGCCGCCTACGAGCAGCACGACCAGTGGCGGCACGACGAGGGAGCACCCGCCGAGCCCACCGAGGACACGCTGTTCAAGGTGATGCGGTACGACGGCTCGGCGCTGGTGCTGTTCGCACTGCGGGAGAAGGTCGGCGAGGAGACCTTCGACCGGATCGAGCGCGCCTGGGCGACCGAGTACCGGGGCCGTGCGGCGGGCACCCGCGACTTCGTCGCGCTCGCGTCCCGGGTCGCGGGCGAGGACCTCAACCCGTTCCTGGAGCCGTGGCTTTACGGCGCCCACACCCCACCCATGCCCGGCCATCCCGACTGGCAGGCCGACCCGGTCGAGGACTGA
- a CDS encoding N-acetylmuramoyl-L-alanine amidase: MSSADETADRRLQDAFTDAAREFQVPRSVLMSVSYMQSRWDSHPGTPSVTGGFGPMHLVDAERVRPAAPSPDSQAPLGDKAPPRTGTAGSSAGTTESSAGAAGSSAGTTELSTGASAGHAVQPADLQHAARLIQAPAGRLRTDVVANVRGGAALLAATQRQLGKPLSPNPADWWEAVARFPGTRDVASAAAYADDVFALIRRGAHRTTAEGQDVTLAATPSLRPHPRTPRAQGPQRSKQVECPAELACDWLGAPYEEIGDSEYGNHDLADRPRDQPIEYIVIHDTEAELPSMFQTVQDPTESSWHYSIRSSDGHVTQHIRTKDEAWHSGSQFVNARSIGIEHEGFLTQPGTWYTERMYRSSARLVRYLADKYDIPLDRQHIFGHDNVPAPTADTIPEMHDDPGPFWDWRHYFDLLGAPLRATAGPDSDMVTILPDYGKHKPPFTGCAGSGSPCRPHGSSAVRLYTAPDERAPLIQDPGRKPDGEDSTVDVNDLGSRVSAGQTFAVADRSGDWTAIWFQGRKAWFKNPRQQPTAVGAAGRMITPKEGLDEIPVYGRALPEEEAYPDDMDEPAASPLPYGLLAGQRYVTQAGVGSSYTAKSFSDTPNPVVWGRERYYEIQFGHRLAYVRASDVDVVSSAAAGSPGHQADPAQR, encoded by the coding sequence ATGTCCAGCGCCGACGAGACGGCGGACCGGCGTCTGCAGGACGCCTTCACGGACGCCGCGCGCGAGTTCCAGGTGCCGCGCAGTGTGCTGATGAGCGTCTCCTACATGCAGTCACGCTGGGACTCGCACCCGGGCACCCCCAGCGTCACGGGCGGCTTCGGGCCGATGCACCTGGTGGACGCCGAGCGCGTCCGGCCCGCCGCCCCGTCACCCGACTCCCAAGCACCACTCGGCGACAAGGCCCCGCCTCGCACGGGCACGGCGGGGTCGTCCGCGGGCACGACGGAGTCATCCGCGGGCGCGGCAGGCTCGTCCGCGGGCACGACCGAGTTGTCCACGGGCGCCTCGGCCGGGCACGCCGTGCAGCCGGCGGACCTGCAGCACGCGGCGCGCCTGATCCAGGCCCCGGCGGGACGGCTGCGCACGGACGTCGTCGCCAACGTACGCGGCGGAGCGGCACTGCTGGCCGCCACACAACGACAGCTCGGCAAGCCGCTGAGCCCCAACCCGGCCGACTGGTGGGAGGCGGTGGCGCGCTTCCCGGGCACCCGTGACGTCGCGTCAGCAGCGGCGTACGCCGACGACGTCTTCGCCCTCATCCGCCGGGGCGCGCACCGCACCACCGCCGAGGGGCAGGACGTCACCCTGGCCGCCACCCCCAGCCTGCGACCGCACCCCCGCACCCCCCGCGCGCAGGGCCCGCAGCGGTCGAAGCAGGTCGAGTGCCCTGCCGAACTGGCCTGCGACTGGCTCGGTGCGCCGTACGAGGAGATCGGCGACAGCGAGTACGGCAACCACGACCTGGCCGACCGGCCCAGGGACCAGCCGATCGAGTACATCGTCATCCACGACACCGAGGCGGAACTGCCGAGCATGTTCCAGACGGTGCAGGATCCGACGGAGTCCTCCTGGCACTACTCGATCCGCTCCAGCGACGGTCACGTCACCCAGCACATCAGGACCAAGGACGAAGCGTGGCACTCCGGCAGCCAGTTCGTGAACGCCCGCTCCATCGGCATCGAGCACGAGGGATTCCTCACCCAGCCCGGAACCTGGTACACGGAGCGGATGTACCGGTCCTCGGCGCGCCTGGTGCGGTACCTGGCGGACAAGTACGACATCCCGCTCGACCGGCAGCACATCTTCGGCCACGACAACGTTCCCGCGCCGACCGCCGACACCATCCCCGAGATGCACGACGACCCGGGCCCCTTCTGGGACTGGCGGCACTACTTCGACCTCCTCGGCGCACCGCTGCGCGCCACGGCGGGACCCGACAGCGACATGGTGACCATCCTGCCGGACTACGGCAAGCACAAACCGCCGTTCACGGGGTGCGCCGGCAGCGGTTCACCGTGTCGGCCGCACGGCTCCAGCGCCGTCCGGCTGTACACCGCGCCGGACGAGCGCGCCCCGCTGATCCAGGACCCGGGCCGCAAGCCGGACGGCGAGGATTCCACGGTGGACGTCAACGACCTGGGCTCGCGCGTCTCCGCCGGTCAGACCTTCGCCGTCGCCGACCGCAGCGGCGACTGGACCGCGATCTGGTTCCAGGGACGGAAGGCCTGGTTCAAGAACCCCAGGCAGCAGCCGACCGCCGTCGGAGCGGCCGGGCGCATGATCACGCCGAAGGAAGGCCTGGACGAGATCCCGGTGTACGGGCGCGCCCTCCCGGAGGAGGAGGCCTACCCGGACGACATGGACGAGCCGGCCGCGTCCCCGCTGCCGTACGGCCTCCTGGCCGGTCAGCGGTACGTGACACAGGCCGGCGTCGGCAGTTCCTACACCGCCAAGTCGTTCAGCGACACACCCAACCCGGTGGTGTGGGGCCGGGAGAGGTACTACGAGATCCAGTTCGGCCACCGGCTCGCCTACGTCCGGGCGAGCGACGTGGACGTGGTGAGCTCCGCGGCGGCGGGATCGCCGGGACACCAGGCGGATCCGGCCCAGCGGTAG
- a CDS encoding L,D-transpeptidase family protein — translation MTVAAALGTLLATPSACGSPAPAHGVQGAHGRRAPAAATPGPTRIPGLGDRLYRRIPADSRQVVAVYGEHRDSAVSRVVLYTRQGAGWRPVGSWPAHNGRGGWTEHHHEGDRRSPVGVFTLTDAGGVLADPGTRLPYDRDEGAYAPPAGWDEAHRHDFDYVIAIDYNRVKGTPPRDATRPWGADKGGGIWLHMDHGSGTSACVSVSREAMEVLLRTLDPAGDPVVVMGDRAALTA, via the coding sequence ATGACGGTGGCGGCGGCCCTCGGCACCCTCCTCGCGACGCCCTCCGCCTGCGGCAGCCCGGCCCCCGCGCACGGTGTCCAGGGTGCCCACGGCCGGCGCGCCCCCGCGGCCGCCACTCCCGGCCCGACCCGCATCCCGGGCCTCGGCGACCGTCTGTACCGGCGGATTCCCGCCGACTCCCGCCAGGTCGTGGCCGTGTACGGCGAGCACCGGGACTCGGCCGTCTCCCGGGTCGTGCTGTACACCCGACAGGGCGCCGGCTGGCGCCCGGTGGGCAGTTGGCCCGCGCACAACGGGCGCGGCGGCTGGACCGAGCACCACCACGAGGGCGACCGGCGCAGCCCGGTCGGCGTGTTCACCCTCACCGACGCCGGTGGTGTGCTCGCCGACCCGGGCACCCGGCTGCCCTACGACCGGGACGAGGGCGCCTACGCACCCCCGGCCGGCTGGGACGAGGCGCACCGGCACGACTTCGACTACGTCATCGCCATCGACTACAACCGCGTCAAGGGCACCCCGCCGCGCGACGCCACCCGCCCCTGGGGCGCTGACAAGGGCGGCGGCATCTGGCTGCACATGGACCACGGCAGCGGCACCTCGGCCTGCGTCAGCGTCTCCAGGGAGGCCATGGAGGTCCTGCTGCGCACGCTGGACCCGGCCGGCGACCCCGTGGTGGTGATGGGGGACAGGGCCGCGCTGACGGCCTAG